The Pecten maximus chromosome 6, xPecMax1.1, whole genome shotgun sequence DNA window TAGACCTTACAGACCGTCACATGATCGAAATACTTTGACAAAACACGGCAAAATAATTACGCTTGCGTAACAAAAAGTAAAGCATTTTGGTGCCAAATAAAGTAAATCATGACAATTTAAAATCACaatttaaatcatttgtttttcATCGTATTGACTGTTACCTTACAGTATCGTTATGTAGCATAACGCCAGTTCACAGTTATTTGAAAGTTAAAGTAGAATTCTAGAGCTGATCATTACGATGGCAaagtaaaatttttttttaaaatttgcctatacattgtacactgaAATTCAAAACGATTAACAAACTATTTTATTAATCACTATATCAATGTTAATAATATCTTCCCGTATCTCCACACCAATTTATGGCTAGTGATTATATTATTACAGGGCAGACCTTACTTTCTGTTATGACACACTAAACATATCTACAACAGCTTTATGACTTTTATAAGATATCgattattatgatatttttctgTGGCAAATAGCATATAATAATAAGCGGGTTCTACTGTATGTAACAAAGTAgaataatatatgtacaaccattttattgttttgattcgGCAGAAAACAAGTACTGATCAATGAACAGAGACGGGATACGCGATATCCAGGCTGGATACCAGGTCACTGTATAATGGTATACCGTCTGAAATACCGTACATTTTAGCTTAATTTCTACAcctgttttcatattttaaaaagtACAGATTCAAGCCATGATTTACTTTAAACAGAGTCATTTAATCATTAAACATGATTGTAtgtccgtccgtcgtcgtccgtacACAATTATCACATTCTCATGCACAGATTTACACCAAAGTTATGAATTATATGGTCTGTGCTTCAATGGACGTTTCGGAGCAAGGACAAAAGTGATCAGATTAACTTAAATTTGAGCAAGCTTTAGACCCAGATATGCGGGGAAGAAATGTTCTACAAacattagacaggttttaatcAAAACGATGAATGTCATTTCTCCGAGGTTTCCCCTTTGCTAGTGGAAAGGATGCGAGTTTTACAATAGTAAATATTGGAAAATTATAACTTTTGGTATGCCGATTTCAATTTAACTGGAAATAATTCCACCTTAAATCGAAACCCTAAATTGATAGTTTGATATTATGAACAACAAGAGTTCAGGGGTAAATTAGCTTAAACGGAAGATCGTCTTCTTTAACATctatttattaatttgttttcgGTTAGAATAGCAACACTGATTGAAATTGCATTGCATGTTTATGAGAAGTTGGTAGATTCTATGAAAATTTGACCATAACCTAACTACGGCGACTGAGGGGTGTGATcaaaggagtcaagtttgtcaAAATGGTTTGAGGAGGATATTTATGGTGTCCTGtttattcattttgatttgGATAACGAAGGCGGGCCACATGTAACAATGAGTGTAAGAACACCGTGGTATTAAAAgtaataattaatttataatgAAGTGTAACGTGGAGTCACTTAATCATCATTATTATTCTCTGTATTGCCTCCAAAGATGAagagtacatatgtataaagtATTCggtacatgaatacactattaCATAATTCACATTATACATTTACACTTTATCTGCatattgttaaatgtattttCAGTGCCACAGGAGTGTATCGTTAAAGAGGCTTGCCagcagagagatcagaaaaattggctaatagaaaaagattttttacacatgacagattgttggaattgttgagtttttcattttattttccttataaaacgctgaaaagtgatattaaaacctcatttttaaatattatttatttaatcgcaacccgcaataagtctaatttgattgacacatcaaagaaacaagcacgtgcacagtgccgcacagtgataacttcaaaggcagcggcgatttacaaagaagatttgccgttatattccatacatttccctctcaggttgagttttaaaacgtcttttaaatacatattctgtaatttttttcaagaaataaagtcggaaagcctctaattttgtcacatagaaacgtgtactgaagtttatttagtgatcggagatgtgccgtttaccggtccgtctgcgggtaagcctctttaatatATTGTCAGTGTCATAGGAGTGTATTGTAAATGTATTGTCAGTGTCATAGGggtatatagtaaatatattgTCAGTGCCATAGGagtatattgtaaatgtattgCCAGAGCCAAATGAGAactgtatattgtaaatatattgtcaGTACCAGTTATTAATAATCAGAAACTGTAGGAATTGTATTTCAAACTCAATACATGTTTTAACTTTTCCAGTTCTGAATAAGAATCTTCTTTTGTTCATCTTAATGGTTATTTGATAAGCTAGTATATTAGACTTGACGTTTAACCGACAGATATATTAACAAGTTTATAGAGATTGACAGAAGCTGTGACTTGGGTGGTGGGTACTGCACACTAACACGAACTACTAATTGATGTCACACCCATGGTCCAGTTTTGTGTCAATCTTTTCAGATGGATCTGGAACTACAGTTTATGCTTGTATCAAAACTGGTAAAGCTAAAGATTTCATAACTGTAACCTTTTCTATGTATGAAAAGTTACGAAAGGACCAATTTCCaagcagttttttttttttattgactttagctttttttcttcatatattttccttttgaaAGATGTATGTGATATACAATGATTCAAGTTTCGCCTGATGATTCCAAAGTATTTCTTTGGGTCAGAATTTCCAACCCACAACTGCGCCTGGATCCAATCCCAAATGACCATACTGATTTtcaaccttgaccttgaacaaTATTTGTTCATTGCAAACACGAAGTCCGACTAGGCTGATATCCAAACACTTTGATGACATGCCCTACACAAACACAGTTAACCGAGGAGTGATATCAAGCGGTGTCACAGTGTCTATTGTACATATAATAATACTGATTTGATCTGTGATAGAGTGAGTCTGTATACTATCTCTAAAACATATCGGTACGGCCGTCATACATTATTGTTACTTTTCGTTAATCATACAATACTAACATCCTCACAAGTTTGTAGAAAATCTATGCTGACAATAAGTATGCTACATTTTGATCTTTTCATGGGTAATATTAAAGAATAAAAGTAAAGTGTAACATAATTTGCTTCACTAAGACATTTTTTTAGGTTAGCATTATCTTTACGTGAAGGAACGTTGGTAAAACCTTGACCGAAGGCGAGTGGTATCCGTGAGTGTATGTAGGTCTACACTGAGTCTGAACGTATTCATACTAATTATCTCCAAATTCATAACTTTTGAGAGCGAATATTAGATATATCCCATGAACAGATAAAAATGTATGTCCGGTTTACTTGCCGTCATTGTTCCTATATGATTTGATTTCACCAAAACATGAAATGTATCGAGTTCAGGTTCGTCTCTTTGAATGCCGACATACAGAGCGACTACTAAAACTAATTTTCCACATCGTTTATCATTACTTTATCTACAATGTCATAGCACGTGTCGGCGATTGATCAGAAGACGCCTTCCATTCCGGAACTCGTGGCTTCttttctccttgtactttttcaaggaTGTCGGTGATaagctacactgtagatatGTCGTTCGTATTttgaccctgtggtatacaGTAGATTATGAGTCAGTATCAATACTTTTAGTCGGCGATATcgtcttgtttttttttcctgatTTGATCACATTAATCTGTGGCATTGATATCGTACATCTGAGGATCCTTGTTAATGTACTAGAAGTAGCTCTAAAATTTTCTGTGATGAAAATTTGTGGAATGATATCAATATGTCCAATTACGAAAATGGATTccttgaatatttatataaagtgaATACATATTAAACCGATAGTTTGAAGCAAATATATTATATGGGATAATGGAGGCACAACATTTCCAAACGTTTTCCGAGAATCATTTCCTCTTACAAATGGAATGAAAAAGAATTAAAACCATGGTCAATCTTCAAATCTCTAAAGACAATTTTGGCTTGTTTGACACAAAAGCATATATCAGTTGTGAGATATATTTCTTGCTACACGAGATATATGGATAAATGTGGAATGGACCTCCATCTGAATGTACATAGTAGGATCACCTCAAAGACAATGACGCCAAGCAAGACAGGAATTGAATTTTAAAGGTTCGACGACCATAAGAAAGGCATTGACTCGCATGTTACCCATTATAttagtaagtacatgtatacaataaaataaaacttaactAAATAAACTACCGATTATCGCGAAATCCGTTtacaagatacatgtatctgctATTGTGTAATTTTCCTAATCttatattctaccatgtttgctatgtaacgccagttttgattggtttaaaaccatgtattattttccaataacccacgctcgtgccaataatacacggtcgtgagtcacggctgttacaattttataaaagttactatagtgggctaatgggttagtctttcaataaatttttatcaagacgcgagttcgaatcctacggaggcccccctttatttctttttttttattctttttttttttattttcaaaatcaatgccatatgatagatgctcttatcgtagtactgtattgcctgtatatttcatcaacaaataatgcaacactcaagaaataaattacaaggttttctcggggtttctttgctgtttttctattaaaaagaggtcgatctcagagctaaacagtacatggtagaatagaaataatcaactttgactcgtgtattgttgcaggatatacaactcggactcggatattttgcaattttaattaataactcaggcctgcggccttcgttattaatttaattgcaaaatatcctcgtcctcgttgtatatcctgcaacaatacacgaatcatcgttaattatttcttaagtaaacCACGACATATTAGGTGTGCTCTTAGAACTTAAAATTTACCCATAGCGAATGTTCTGTGGTCAAAATTCCGGATATTGTTTCCGTTTGGAGTTTCCCGAAAGTACTTACTCTGTCGTCATACAAAGGTGACAGTGTGTGGAGAATGTAAACACTTCTATAAATAGCATATAGGTAGTTGAGCATTAACACAAGGACAGGTAGGTGTATTCTTAAGTTATTTACAAGGAAAATTCGCTGAGGGGTTAAATGTAGGCGTATATTGTCTATTTCTCCGGTATAGTTAGACAATGTACGTATCACACGTTTAGATAAACAAACTGTGTTTCTGTTTCCCGataacatgtatgtgtgtacgtCAGGTAGGTGTAAGTACACACATGTGTAGGCACCCGCTCATACTTATACAGGTGAGTATCTcgttatctatataataccTCCATATCCTTACCGTCGATGTATACAGTTTGACAATCTGAATTTAACTGACATCAAATTATGAAAACGCATCAGTTGACAGAAGTGTGTGCGTTCATAAACTTGTATTTATTGTCTGTACCATAGGGATCTGATAAGTCGAGGAAATGTTTTTGATACACGTTACATAGTGCCATGGTGAATCTATGTTCCGTGCTTTGTCAACGCCTAGAAAAGCAGTAATAGCTAAGCTGGCAACTGGAGTTTCATACATTTGCAAATATTCATTTAGTCCACGACGGGTCAGATGTCTCATCATTTATATTCCATTTTGAATTCTTTAATATATAATAGCACGGATGTGAAATGTCAATTAATATTATcatttggttattttttttgttttgttccgGTTATAGATGTCTACGGTGtcttaaatattaatatatcgATCAACTATACAGCGTGTAGCCCTAAGGAAGTCGGCCATCAGTAGTGTGTATATGCTACATTCAGACAGGAAGTCGGCCATCAGTAGTGTGTATAAAGTAGCCTATGACAATCCAAATAAACATCTCAATTACAAAGTACATTTCAAGGCACATTAACATATTACGTTAATCACAGCCAGAGGTAAATTACTAAGGATATTTTGTCAGTGTAAAATTCCTATACCAAAATAGATAGTGGTATACGTTTTAAACGAGGACGATTGCCAGTTTTATGTTATTATTACTAGCTAAATAGTATCGTCCTCAAGAAAATCATCTCTTATTACATGGTACTTTtcacttaaaaaaaatcaatcgctATCTATATGATATCAATCATCTGTACTCCACTTTGATACCCATCATTATTGTGTAAGTACGACGTAATGTCCTTCAGTACTGTGTATGTACGACGTACTGTCCCATCAGTAATGTGTATGTACGACGTACCGTCCTTCAGTATTGTGTATGTACGACGTACTGTCCCATCAGTATTGTGTATGTACGACGTACCGTCCTTCAGTATTGTGTATGTACGACGTACTGTCCTTCAGTATTGTGTATGTACGACGTACTGTCCTTCAGTATTGTGTATGTACGACGTACCGTCCTTCAGTATTGTGTAAGTACGACGTACCGTCCTTCAGTATTGTGTATGTACGACGTACTGTCCTTcagtattgtgtatgtatgttgtacTGTCCTTCAGTATTGTGTATGTACGACGTACTGCCCTTCAGTATTGTGTATGTACGACGTATTGTCTCAtcagtattttgtatgtacgACGTACTGCCCTTCAGTATTGTCTATATTTACGATGTACCGTCTTATCAGTGTGTATATGTACGACGTACTGTCATTTCAATTGTATTGATATTGGTGACCTACCATTCACTCGATTCATATACCTTTATTGAACACATATAGTAATATACTATTATGATTCCATAGAAATAAACACAAGAACATACATTTGTCATGAAAAGTTTTCGTTACTTTTTCCCCAGGCAGTCCATATCTTAAATTCAGAAAAGTCGAGACCTAAACTTCATGAAATATACCACGTCCGAAATGGTAGGGTCACTTTAAACTTTAAAACATTGTAATGAATATTTTCAACCTGCTACCTTGacagacacgatacacagtGTATGTAGACCAGTTGTGCATTCGAGCGAATAAAGAGTTAAGCATGTTTACATTTCAAAGTTATACACGTAAATACACCATGATCTCAATCTACGAATAAGCTACACAGGTTTCGTTTTACATTTGTGCGATATTGTCACCCGTTTAAATTGTATGTGTGTTCCAATATTTACCTTGTAGTTTCGGTTGGGAtaactacattttaattaacaaGTATTAAGGTTCCGGCTACGTCTATGAAGGGAAATCGATTGAAATTTAAAGATACCTCCGCCAAAAttgttattcaaatattacGTTTAGTGACAACCCAGATTCAAGTAAGCATACAAGGCACCGAAATATCGTTTGGAGATAATTTTTCTATTATGAATTCCTGTTAACTATTTTAAACTCTTTTTCCAGGTATGAACACGTCTCCGGTATTCTAGATCTAGTGCCATGGCGAAGAACATATCTGCTGGGATACAGAGTCGAATTCAGTTCTTCAGCGACCCAGGCTGGACGTGTAAGAGATGTGGCGAAGGAAATAACTTTGAGGAGCGGTTCTGCAAGAAGTGTGGTCGCAGAAATGTGGCCCACGAGAGACTTCAGAAAAGCATCAAACGGGCGAGTTTGGATCGTACAACATGGCACTGTGCCTCATGTACATTCATTAATCAAGGAATTCACCAATTCTGTGAGATTTGTAACACGGCGCGAAGTGGCCTGACCAACAAGGGCACACCTAGACCTGCTCAGGAAGATGGTATGTTTGATGACAATGCGAAATGTAACACTATCGGACCGGGTATGATGGACAATATAACTGACAATGAGGAGGTCAAACTAAGAGGTAAACATCGTGGTAAAGACGAAGATGACAGAAAGTCACGTTTAAGTAGATTTTTCGCTTTTATCACTGGTTCTTCAGAGAAAATGCCGGAGGCTGAAAGTCGCCATGAGAAGGgggaaaagaaaaaatcaaaaggCGGTGTAATACGAAACAGTAAACTGTTTCAGTTCTTTGTCGGTGATAGCAGCAAGTCTTCTGATGAAGTGAAGACAGACGAAGGAACAAGACAAAGTACTTTTTACCTGGATGACATAACGGAGGAATTCGAAAATGAAAGCGATAAACAACACGCAGATGTATCACAAAGGACTTATATAAGTGAATGGAAACAAACAAAGTTTGAGGCAAGACAGCCGGACAAAAGATCGAAAGAAAAGGAACTCGGAACCATTGATCTAGTAGTCAAAACGCCTTACAAACATATAGCGGAAAAGGAACAAATCGgtttagattttgataaaaaacgACTCGACAGAATCGATGGAAGACAGAAAGCAGGAGTTGTGAAAGACGAGAAACCTCGTAATATTTCGCCATCACCAAAGCGAAAAGAAGGGACCGGTATTGAGGGAATAAAACGGATGTTCGAAAATAAGTTAGAAGACAGGCAGCCCTCACCTAAAACAAGAACTGCTGTAAATGAAAAGGATAAAGGGAAGGCAAATGCAGGAAAAAAGGATGAAAAAATCAAGGAAAAAAATGAGAAGAAGAAAGAAAAGGCCGATAGAAAAACAGACGAAAAGTCCTTGTTCTCAATGCAAAAAGACAAAGAAGCGAGTAAACTGAATGACAATAAACCAGAAGCGGATAGAAAGAAGAAAAGATGGCCATGTAAGTCGTGTACGTACTTGAATGACGATTTGGCACAGCGATGTCGGATGTGTGATACACAACGACCGAAGATAGAAGCAAACAGGCCCTCAAAATTGATGAAAAGACGCATGCTAAAAAGTGGACGCAGTTTAAAAATAGCTGATTTACAAAAACAAGAAGAAAAGGAGGCACACAAAAAATGGGTCAACATCACATACTTTTGTAGAgaggtatataaactacgaATTTTATACTTAATATATAAATCAGTGTAGATCAAATATGTATATAGCCTCTTTTACTGGAAATCATGGTATTATTATCAAGTCCGATATTTATAGCTAGACAAGAACATTTTATGGTTTAGTGAGATAGACATAAAGTCGAACAGCATTGTTagtaatttattttacagtaaTGTTATGGGTATCAGCTTATGCAAACGTTTATAATTAATGgtttgatattgtatattacagAATGGAACAATGTTTGTAGATGAACAATTCCCTCCGAATGTTAACTCATTGTACTCCAGACCACGTGTCGCCAGCGTCAATCCAACATGGCTGCGGTGCCATGACTTGCGAACAGAGGAAAGCAAAGAGGATAACGAAGACTGGGTTGTATATCGGTCAAATCCATTGGCTGATGATATAGGCCAAGGTCGCCTTGGTAACTGCTGGTAAGTTTAAATTTGGAAATTTCTTTCGACCTATTGTAGCTTCCTCAGTCGCCATCTAGGTACTTAAGTGGACCCCTTTCTGTAGAATATTATGATCACAAACAAACTGAGGTTTAAATTTTTTGTCTCTACGATGTCTTTGATTGTAAGTTTCAAAGTAGAGGGATATAATCTAATTCAACTGAAAAATTCTTTACCAAAAGCGTTCGGGCTGTAGACCTGTACCAACAGTTTAGTTTAGTCCTTAGGCATCACTGACAAAACAGCGGCGTGATGCATTTTAAATTAAGTTTATTAAAAGGTGCTTTTATGAATTTTGTACAATCCGTTGGTTACTCTCCATTCACAAGCTAATCAAAGTGTACTGCGACATAGGATTTGTAGAACACAATTTTAGATGTTAAAACAGCCTGTTAAACGTTACTTCCTAGTTGCCTACCTTATTGTGTACATCAGTGTAACTAAGTGGTATGGTGTGAGTACTATCAAAGCCTGTCCATACAACTGTTATATTGACCCCACTGCATTTATCTATTGACTCTTTTCTTGATTCCATCTCACTTTTCGTGTCACGTCATGCCATTTTTTCAGTTGAATTCATGGGGCCTTTTTTTACTATTGGCTATGTACTATGTTCTATgaagtaattttgttttctatttcatttattaataatCACGAAGCATTTTGTCTGTTTAAGCCACAAAcgtgtgttataaaatgaaataacgACACTCTTATATCACCCTGTATACATAAAACCCCAGTGAGCGTTGATCAGTCTTTACGGCTGGATACAATACAGGGCCTTAAGGGTAGCTATGTTCTTAACAATGACTACTATTTGTAGCGACCGGCTGTGTACAGGAGAAACATATTAAGTACCCCAGCGACAGCGATTTTATTCAGCAGTACGGTCAAGTTTAAGCGTAGTTCTAATTTCACTGATAAATGTTATCTGCCGGAAATACAATCTTTTAAGTAAAGAACCTCCCTAGGTGACATTGCGGTCAATTTGAAATCTATAAATTGTTGAAGAATTATTATACGGaggtgtatatactgtatatatgacTTTATTGAACAAAACGTAAATCAATACATGCCGTAAATTAGTGTGTTTaaaattacataattacataataatGGGTTGGGTTGGTGTACTCggatgtatactatatataagatattgtgAAAGCCAAACCTGAGACATAGGGAAGCGCATTATACTCGATCTATATACATTTCAGGTTTTTGAGTGCTCTAGCTGTACTGGCAGAGAGAAAGGAACTGTTAGAGAAGATCATTCTGACGCGACAGTTCTGTAAGGAGAGGGCCTACCATGTCCGACTGTGTAAGGACGGGAGGTGGAAAATCGTACTAATAGATGACTTCTTCCCATGTGATCAGTACAACCGACTACTGTACTCCAAGGTAGGTTAAAATAAAGATAGGCTTATCCTGATTGATTGTTtg harbors:
- the LOC117329047 gene encoding calpain-15-like isoform X2, coding for MAKNISAGIQSRIQFFSDPGWTCKRCGEGNNFEERFCKKCGRRNVAHERLQKSIKRASLDRTTWHCASCTFINQGIHQFCEICNTARSGLTNKGTPRPAQEDGMFDDNAKCNTIGPGMMDNITDNEEVKLRGKHRGKDEDDRKSRLSRFFAFITGSSEKMPEAESRHEKGEKKKSKGGVIRNSKLFQFFVGDSSKSSDEVKTDEGTRQSTFYLDDITEEFENESDKQHADVSQRTYISEWKQTKFEARQPDKRSKEKELGTIDLVVKTPYKHIAEKEQIGLDFDKKRLDRIDGRQKAGVVKDEKPRNISPSPKRKEGTGIEGIKRMFENKLEDRQPSPKTRTAVNEKDKGKANAGKKDEKIKEKNEKKKEKADRKTDEKSLFSMQKDKEASKLNDNKPEADRKKKRWPCKSCTYLNDDLAQRCRMCDTQRPKIEANRPSKLMKRRMLKSGRSLKIADLQKQEEKEAHKKWVNITYFCRENGTMFVDEQFPPNVNSLYSRPRVASVNPTWLRCHDLRTEESKEDNEDWVVYRSNPLADDIGQGRLGNCWFLSALAVLAERKELLEKIILTRQFCKERAYHVRLCKDGRWKIVLIDDFFPCDQYNRLLYSKSKRKQLWVPLIEKAAAKLHGCYQALESGRAIEALALLTGEPCERIQLQEQEDDDVEIDEKKIWTKLVKARQSKFLMGTSCGTRNMKPSELQHYDTMGLIPNHAYSLLDIQDVAGNRLVKIRNPWGTVSWKGSWSDNSSKWSQVSEWSKKDIQLEGNDKGIFWMCLPDFMRYFDSVEVCKARPKWNELRIKGSFPPHADQPWKFITLNIHNKTKMDLCLFQRTVRGEGLAKEPFVDMMIVVMANTKSKDKVLSKVICNSRRAAKPFTGCEVELEPGTYTVACLAFKHWQTGVPMSSSLRMATIEALNKDFVLTIHSSGTIQSEEFDTSSPTCKFNLADVIILLAVDKGTKQELSPGLNLYALWWYGAVFVVENTTSDQYGQVKCDTSSSSYLISTRGSFVTMDCVPPKHRWYRY
- the LOC117329047 gene encoding calpain-15-like isoform X1, which produces MAKNISAGIQSRIQFFSDPGWTCKRCGEGNNFEERFCKKCGRRNVAHERLQKSIKRASLDRTTWHCASCTFINQGIHQFCEICNTARSGLTNKGTPRPAQEDGMFDDNAKCNTIGPGMMDNITDNEEVKLRGKHRGKDEDDRKSRLSRFFAFITGSSEKMPEAESRHEKGEKKKSKGGVIRNSKLFQFFVGDSSKSSDEVKTDEGTRQSTFYLDDITEEFENESDKQHADVSQRTYISEWKQTKFEARQPDKRSKEKELGTIDLVVKTPYKHIAEKEQIGLDFDKKRLDRIDGRQKAGVVKDEKPRNISPSPKRKEGTGIEGIKRMFENKLEDRQPSPKTRTAVNEKDKGKANAGKKDEKIKEKNEKKKEKADRKTDEKSLFSMQKDKEASKLNDNKPEADRKKKRWPCKSCTYLNDDLAQRCRMCDTQRPKIEANRPSKLMKRRMLKSGRSLKIADLQKQEEKEAHKKWVNITYFCRENGTMFVDEQFPPNVNSLYSRPRVASVNPTWLRCHDLRTEESKEDNEDWVVYRSNPLADDIGQGRLGNCWFLSALAVLAERKELLEKIILTRQFCKERAYHVRLCKDGRWKIVLIDDFFPCDQYNRLLYSKSKRKQLWVPLIEKAAAKLHGCYQALESGRAIEALALLTGEPCERIQLQEQEDDDVEIDEKKIWTKLVKARQSKFLMGTSCGTRNMKPSELQHYDTMGLIPNHAYSLLDIQDVAGNRLVKIRNPWGTVSWKGSWSDNSSKWSQVSEWSKKDIQLEGNDKGIFWMCLPDFMRYFDSVEVCKARPKWNELRIKGSFPPHADQPWKFITLNIHNKTKMDLCLFQRTVRGEGLAKEPFVDMMIVVMANTKSKDKVLSKVICNSRRAAKPFTGCEVELEPGTYTVACLAFKHWQTGVPMSSSLRMATIEALNKDFVLTIHSSGTIQSEEFDTSSPTCKFNLADVIILLAVDKGTKQELSPGLNLYALWWYGAVFVVENTTSDQYGQVKCDTSSSSYLISTRGSFVTMDCVPPKHRQVVQVLTPLEPVTGWSTNRSMQYLLSPTSGLYREWRAPDGVLHIPDITTDVAALHSPQQF